In Synechococcus sp. PCC 6312, one genomic interval encodes:
- the purM gene encoding phosphoribosylformylglycinamidine cyclo-ligase, translating into MDYRDAGVDVQAGRDFVQQIRGLVAKTLRPEVLGGLGGFAGYFELPSGYQQPVLVSGTDGVGTKLKIAQAIGQHQTIGIDLVAMCVNDVLTCGAKPLFFLDYLATGKLDPQALVDVVAGIACACQAVGCALLGGETAEMPGFYQPGDYDLAGFCVGIVEKERLMVKVNLGDVVIGLASSGVHSNGFSLVRRIIESKGWAWTEQIPALGEQSLGEIFLTPTQLYVAPVQAALNAGLDIHGMAHITGGGLPENLPRCLSPGQSIAIEPGAWEVPKLFEWLQIQGSVSSAAMYETFNMGIGYCLIVPREQALITQEFFQAQGLKNYVMGTVMPGDGELLGLPT; encoded by the coding sequence ATGGACTATCGGGACGCAGGGGTAGATGTCCAGGCCGGGCGGGATTTTGTCCAACAGATTCGGGGCCTAGTGGCCAAGACCTTGCGACCTGAGGTTTTAGGAGGGCTGGGGGGCTTTGCTGGATATTTTGAGTTGCCCAGTGGCTATCAGCAGCCTGTTTTAGTCTCAGGAACCGATGGGGTCGGCACCAAGCTCAAAATTGCCCAGGCCATTGGCCAGCATCAAACCATTGGCATTGATTTAGTGGCGATGTGTGTTAACGATGTCCTCACTTGTGGGGCTAAACCTCTATTTTTTCTGGACTATTTGGCAACAGGGAAACTTGACCCCCAGGCCTTGGTGGATGTGGTGGCGGGAATAGCCTGTGCCTGTCAGGCGGTGGGCTGTGCCCTGTTGGGGGGGGAAACGGCAGAAATGCCCGGATTTTATCAACCAGGGGACTATGACCTGGCCGGCTTTTGTGTTGGGATTGTTGAAAAAGAACGGCTAATGGTAAAGGTCAACCTTGGAGATGTGGTCATAGGCCTGGCCAGTAGTGGCGTACATAGTAATGGCTTTAGTTTGGTACGGCGGATTATCGAAAGCAAGGGCTGGGCCTGGACAGAACAGATCCCCGCACTGGGTGAGCAGTCCTTGGGGGAAATTTTTCTAACCCCGACCCAACTCTACGTGGCTCCAGTTCAAGCGGCCCTCAACGCTGGCCTGGACATTCATGGGATGGCGCATATTACAGGGGGTGGCTTACCGGAAAATTTACCCCGCTGTCTCAGCCCTGGCCAAAGTATTGCCATTGAACCGGGGGCCTGGGAGGTGCCGAAATTGTTTGAGTGGTTACAGATTCAAGGATCAGTCAGTTCAGCGGCCATGTACGAGACCTTTAATATGGGGATTGGGTATTGCCTGATTGTGCCGAGGGAGCAAGCCTTAATCACCCAAGAGTTTTTCCAGGCCCAAGGTCTCAAAAATTATGTCATGGGTACGGTTATGCCTGGGGATGGTGAATTACTGGGATTACCTACTTAG
- a CDS encoding septal ring lytic transglycosylase RlpA family protein has translation MNQKNLILGMATTVLAILGFLPWSEATPERSPDSQPSQSLASASVTPAANSIADSAPTAATISGQSAPQASDNSAATATTIRPIATTLIHDLNGREVVTLYLRGIPAMTFLGSQASPPSGVQVASAANLGIARNAAPITAVVQANQLAERLNQLHTSGVDAKTIRLAWNPNINSYRIYAGQDPRQDALVTVNSSVIFPQGGKNLSKDALQITNLIRRQLGNAPALTTAEGRNYPTQTRVATSNFNSGAVRSLFTGMASWYGPGFHGARTSSGERFDQYAMTAAHKTLPFGTMVRVTNLNNGRSVLVRINDRGPFTPGRVIDLSRGAAEVIGLVSSGVGSVRIEVME, from the coding sequence ATGAATCAAAAAAACCTTATTTTGGGGATGGCGACTACGGTTCTCGCTATCTTGGGCTTCTTACCTTGGAGTGAGGCTACCCCAGAACGCTCTCCTGACTCCCAACCGTCTCAATCTCTTGCTTCCGCCTCAGTTACACCTGCAGCCAATTCCATTGCAGACTCTGCCCCCACCGCCGCTACAATTTCGGGTCAATCTGCGCCACAAGCTTCTGACAACTCTGCCGCTACAGCTACGACCATCCGCCCCATTGCTACAACCTTGATCCATGACCTGAATGGCCGAGAAGTTGTCACCCTCTATCTCCGGGGAATTCCGGCTATGACCTTTTTGGGGTCTCAGGCTTCTCCTCCCAGTGGCGTGCAAGTTGCTTCAGCTGCAAACCTCGGGATTGCTCGCAATGCGGCTCCAATAACCGCAGTTGTCCAGGCCAATCAGTTAGCTGAACGCCTAAACCAGCTTCACACCAGTGGTGTTGATGCTAAAACAATCCGCTTGGCCTGGAATCCGAACATTAACAGCTATCGCATTTATGCGGGTCAAGATCCACGTCAGGATGCCCTCGTCACTGTCAATAGTAGCGTTATCTTTCCTCAAGGTGGCAAAAATCTCTCTAAGGATGCACTCCAAATTACCAACCTGATCCGGCGACAATTGGGTAATGCCCCGGCTTTAACCACCGCAGAGGGACGAAATTACCCCACCCAAACTCGAGTGGCAACTAGTAATTTCAACTCTGGGGCCGTGCGCTCCCTCTTTACCGGGATGGCCTCTTGGTATGGGCCAGGATTTCATGGGGCAAGAACTTCCAGTGGTGAACGGTTTGACCAATATGCCATGACGGCGGCTCACAAAACCCTACCCTTTGGCACGATGGTCCGGGTCACTAACCTGAACAATGGTCGCTCGGTCTTAGTCCGAATTAATGACCGTGGCCCCTTTACCCCGGGCCGAGTGATTGATCTGTCCCGAGGAGCGGCGGAAGTGATTGGCCTGGTCAGTAGTGGGGTTGGTTCAGTCCGCATTGAAGTCATGGAATAA
- the pgl gene encoding 6-phosphogluconolactonase, which translates to MPAEQRIEVLPDLESLSQRALEITVEQMELALAARGRFNIVLAGGSTPKSLYERLSQESLPWSAFHVFWGDERYVPPDHPDSNEGMARQAWLDHIPIPAAQIYPMPTFLPDPHQAAAQYHQELLEYFQSLDKPTPDFDLVLLGMGPDGHTASLFPHTPALDVTDQFVTVGEKEGQPRLTLTVPVINQARCVLFLVAGANKQAALGQVLTETGDPQAYPARLIQPDETLIWLLDQEAGLGWSDE; encoded by the coding sequence ATGCCTGCTGAACAACGGATTGAAGTCTTGCCAGATTTGGAGAGCCTTAGCCAACGGGCCCTCGAAATTACCGTTGAGCAAATGGAGTTGGCCCTAGCGGCGAGGGGTCGGTTTAATATTGTTCTAGCGGGAGGCAGCACACCCAAAAGCCTCTATGAAAGACTATCTCAAGAGTCCTTACCCTGGTCAGCGTTTCACGTTTTTTGGGGCGATGAGCGTTATGTGCCCCCGGATCACCCCGATAGTAATGAAGGGATGGCCCGCCAGGCCTGGTTAGATCACATTCCGATTCCCGCCGCGCAGATTTATCCAATGCCGACCTTTTTACCTGACCCTCACCAGGCCGCAGCGCAGTATCATCAAGAACTTCTAGAGTACTTTCAGTCCTTGGATAAACCAACGCCAGACTTTGATCTGGTTCTGTTGGGGATGGGCCCGGATGGACACACAGCGTCTTTGTTTCCCCATACACCCGCCCTCGATGTGACTGATCAATTTGTCACTGTTGGAGAGAAAGAGGGACAACCCCGCTTAACCCTGACGGTTCCAGTCATTAACCAGGCCCGTTGTGTGTTATTTCTGGTGGCTGGAGCAAACAAGCAAGCAGCCCTTGGACAAGTCTTAACGGAAACGGGTGATCCACAGGCCTATCCAGCCCGGCTCATTCAACCGGATGAAACCTTGATTTGGTTGTTGGATCAAGAGGCTGGCCTGGGTTGGAGTGACGAATAA
- a CDS encoding FHA domain-containing protein, producing the protein MIICPTCQHPNPDHALQCENCFSALPQMNTCPNCQAPVQADASFCGQCGFNLRQIMAPPPDMPPLPDLSVPLTPPFTDIPELSDIPELNAPEPLTPVSTLPRPPIPPPPSVFSVPSTPLVEIKAQLYHIQTKIPVPIPTGLAVIHIGKPNDRIPPNIDLSGFPNSEIVSRIHADLCLDGETILLEDVGSANGTYVNNQPLPPGNRYSLKNGDRIAFGKGDLVTFIFQIMI; encoded by the coding sequence ATGATTATTTGTCCTACTTGCCAACACCCAAACCCTGACCATGCACTGCAATGTGAGAATTGCTTTTCGGCGTTACCCCAAATGAATACTTGTCCTAATTGCCAAGCTCCTGTCCAGGCCGATGCCAGCTTTTGTGGCCAGTGTGGCTTTAATCTGCGTCAGATCATGGCTCCCCCCCCAGATATGCCCCCCTTACCGGATTTATCAGTTCCCCTCACCCCTCCTTTCACCGATATTCCCGAGTTGAGTGATATTCCCGAGTTAAACGCTCCAGAACCCCTCACCCCTGTCTCTACCTTACCTCGGCCCCCAATTCCACCCCCGCCCTCAGTGTTTAGTGTCCCTTCCACCCCCTTGGTTGAGATCAAAGCGCAGCTCTACCACATCCAAACCAAAATTCCTGTCCCCATTCCCACCGGCCTGGCTGTTATCCACATCGGCAAGCCCAACGACCGCATTCCCCCCAATATTGACCTGTCTGGTTTTCCCAATTCTGAAATTGTCTCCCGGATTCATGCTGATCTCTGCTTAGATGGAGAAACAATCCTCTTAGAAGATGTGGGTAGTGCCAATGGTACCTATGTGAATAATCAACCCCTACCCCCTGGGAATCGTTACTCCCTTAAGAACGGGGATCGAATTGCCTTCGGCAAGGGAGATTTGGTCACGTTTATCTTTCAAATCATGATTTAA
- a CDS encoding FHA domain-containing protein, whose translation MITLTLLHPVQATPVQSWTFEHESVVRIGRAVDNHVVLYSAVVSRHHVELRRSGLHWEVVNLGTNGTYLDGKRVQQASLNDGGILRLARSGPNIQIRIGASSQPPPPNARMDTMPERGTIPEQYVDPAKMTIGGVQTEAETRPQGIGQSQTGEEDDEESDRKFHVAGDLPLEFLGEYQGSECQHPHKTDTDLFCPDCGSPLQVQKTLGPYKVVWELAEEGRFLAWRAGRTVVLQALSSQANMANRSTFRHQARQLCQLDHPSLPKFYEAFAVDGQSYLSAEMVYGQNLEVKVKEEGALELAEVCQRLRPICELLDRNHREHPPLIHQHIQPSNFISALLPRPGSAPDSVAGEWVLVGWGHVAVTTAETGTMMSNMGYLPPEQQAGQVQPASDLYGLGATLVYLLTGYEPDAYFRWGVKEYRLYAEDIPRLNPAIADVINTLTDPNPAARFSSATQAIEQLITLI comes from the coding sequence GTGATCACTCTTACTCTTCTCCATCCCGTCCAGGCCACTCCCGTACAAAGCTGGACATTCGAGCATGAGTCTGTCGTTCGCATTGGCCGAGCCGTAGATAATCATGTGGTACTGTACAGCGCAGTTGTATCTCGTCACCATGTGGAACTCCGCCGGAGTGGGTTGCATTGGGAAGTGGTCAATCTGGGCACAAATGGGACCTACTTAGATGGAAAACGGGTTCAGCAAGCCTCCCTAAATGACGGTGGCATCCTCCGCCTCGCCCGATCGGGCCCCAATATTCAAATTCGGATAGGTGCTTCCAGCCAGCCACCCCCACCCAATGCCCGCATGGATACAATGCCAGAGCGGGGAACAATTCCTGAGCAATATGTGGATCCAGCTAAGATGACCATTGGTGGAGTCCAAACCGAGGCTGAAACCCGCCCTCAGGGCATAGGACAGTCCCAGACGGGGGAAGAGGATGATGAGGAAAGTGACCGAAAATTCCATGTAGCGGGTGATTTGCCCCTAGAGTTTTTGGGGGAGTACCAGGGAAGTGAATGTCAGCATCCCCATAAGACAGATACGGATTTGTTTTGTCCTGATTGTGGCTCTCCCTTACAGGTGCAGAAGACTCTCGGCCCCTATAAAGTCGTGTGGGAATTGGCAGAAGAGGGGAGGTTTTTGGCCTGGCGGGCTGGACGAACGGTTGTCTTGCAAGCTCTATCTTCCCAGGCCAATATGGCCAATCGTTCAACATTTCGCCACCAGGCCCGGCAATTATGTCAACTTGACCATCCCAGTTTGCCCAAATTCTATGAAGCGTTTGCGGTGGATGGTCAGTCCTATTTATCGGCAGAAATGGTCTATGGCCAAAACCTAGAGGTCAAGGTTAAAGAGGAAGGTGCTTTAGAATTGGCCGAAGTCTGCCAACGATTACGCCCTATCTGTGAACTCCTAGACCGCAACCACCGTGAGCATCCCCCCCTTATCCATCAACACATTCAGCCCAGCAACTTCATAAGTGCATTACTCCCCCGGCCTGGGTCTGCCCCCGATAGTGTAGCCGGAGAATGGGTTTTAGTGGGGTGGGGGCATGTGGCGGTGACAACGGCTGAAACTGGAACCATGATGAGTAATATGGGCTATCTCCCCCCAGAACAACAGGCCGGACAAGTGCAACCTGCCTCTGATCTCTATGGCCTGGGGGCAACGTTAGTTTATTTGCTGACGGGGTACGAGCCAGATGCCTATTTCCGCTGGGGAGTTAAAGAGTATCGCTTGTATGCGGAGGATATTCCCCGACTTAATCCAGCCATTGCCGATGTGATTAATACCTTGACAGACCCAAACCCTGCAGCTCGATTTAGCTCCGCTACCCAGGCCATTGAGCAACTGATTACCCTAATTTAA